The following coding sequences are from one Coffea arabica cultivar ET-39 chromosome 11e, Coffea Arabica ET-39 HiFi, whole genome shotgun sequence window:
- the LOC113718374 gene encoding abscisic acid receptor PYL4-like yields the protein MADHNPVLQPNECSSTLFQTIAAPASVVWALVSDFENPQRYKPFVRSCRIIDGQANQVGCLRRVDVASGLPASYSIERLEILDHDQRIFGFSIVSGDHRLSNYRSIMSLHPNGGDETVVVETYVIDAAEANTKEETCAFVDTIVKLNLRTLSRVAEDLAGKAQQQV from the exons ATGGC AGACCACAACCCTGTTTTGCAGCCGAACGAATGTTCATCTACTTTGTTCCAAACTATCGCAGCTCCTGCCTCCGTCGTTTGGGCTCTGGTTTCCGACTTTGAAAATCCTCAACGCTACAAGCCGTTCGTGAGATCCTGCAGAATCATAGATGGCCAGGCGAACCAAGTCGGATGTTTACGCCGTGTGGATGTCGCGTCAGGACTTCCAGCCTCTTATAGCATCGAGCGGCTGGAGATTCTTGATCATGATCAGCGCATCTTCGGGTTCAGCATTGTCAGCGGCGACCACCGGTTGTCGAACTATCGCTCGATCATGAGCCTACACCCCAATGGCGGCGATGAGACGGTGGTTGTGGAGACGTACGTGATTGATGCGGCCGAGGCCAACACGAAAGAAGAGACGTGTGCCTTTGTGGATACGATCGTGAAACTGAACTTGAGGACCCTTTCCAGAGTTGCTGAGGATTTGGCGGGCAAAGCGCAACAAcaggtttga